In a genomic window of Opisthocomus hoazin isolate bOpiHoa1 chromosome 19, bOpiHoa1.hap1, whole genome shotgun sequence:
- the RBM18 gene encoding putative RNA-binding protein 18 codes for MEPGRQALPLENASLLAEGALQDGHRLWIGNLDPKITEYHLLKLLQKFGKVKQFDFLFHKSGALEGQPRGYCFVNFETKQEAEKAIQCLNGKLALSKKLVVRWAHAQVKRYDHNKNEKILPISLEPSSSTEPPQSNLSVSAKIKAIEAKLKMMAENPDAEYPAAPVYSYFKPPDKKRTTPYSRAAWKSRR; via the exons atggagCCGGGCCGCCAGGCGCTGCCGCTGGAGAACGCCTCGCTGCTGGCGGAGGGCGCGCTGCAGGACGGCCACCGCCTCTGGATCGGCAACCTCGACCCCAAGATCACCGA GTACCACCTTCTCAAACTCCTTCAGAAGTTTGGCAAAGTGAAGCAATTTGACTTTCTCTTCCACAAGTCTGGAGCGCTGGAGGGGCAGCCGAGGGGTTACTGCTTTGTGAACTTTGAAACCAAACAG GAAGCAGAGAAGGCGATCCAGTGTCTCAATGGGAAGCTGGCCCTTTCCAAGAAACTGGTGGTGCGGTGGGCACACGCACAAGTCAAG AGATATGACCACAATAAAAATGAGAAGATCCTTCCAATCAGTCTGGAGCCGTCTTCCAGCACGGAGCCGCCCCAGTCTAACCTCAG TGTCAGTGCGAAGATAAAGGCCATTGAAGCCAAGCTGAAAATGATGGCAGAAAATCCAGATGCGGAATACCCAGCAGCACCGGTTTATTCTTACTTCAAACCACCGGATAAGAAAAGGACTACTCCTTATTCCAGAGCTGCCTGGAAATCTAGAAGATGA
- the MRRF gene encoding ribosome-recycling factor, mitochondrial produces MATALRLRHLPALLYRPSLAVVRGTPQAPAGCPALLLLPGGCGQRAHPVLLARQLATKKAKGKGQTQARVNISAALVEDIINLEETNEDMQAVIEALKEDFSRNLSVRTSPGALDHIIVMTKDGKFPLNQLGQISQKSPQLLIVNMTSFPESTAAATKAIRESGMNLNPEVDGTIIRVPIPKVTREHRENLAKLAKQSTNKSKEALRKVRSKSVNQIKKFKNKVSEDTLWLLEKQIQQMADDAAAEMDKLLAAKTKELLG; encoded by the exons ATGGCGACGGCGCTGCGGCTTCGTCATCTGCCTGCCCTGCTTTACCGTCCGTCGCTGGCCGTGGTGCGGGGGacgccgcaggctcccgccggctgcccggccctgctcctgctcccgggTGGCTGCGGGCAGCGTGCCCACCCGGTGCTGCTGGCCAGACAGCTAGCTACCAAAAAAG ctAAAGGTAAAGGGCAGACTCAAGCCAGAGTGAATATCAGTGCTGCCCTAGTTGAGGATATTATCAATTTGGAGGAAACCAATGAAGACATGCAGGCAGTGATAGAAGCTCTGAAAGAAGATTTCAGCAGAAATCTCAGTGTTAGAACCTCACCAG GGGCCCTTGATCACATAATCGTGATGACAAAAGACGGGAAGTTTCCGCTGAACCAGCTGGGACAGATCTCACAGAAGTCACCGCAGCTCCTTATAGTGAACATGACCAGTTTTCCAGAG AGCACAGCTGCAGCTACGAAGGCCATAAGGGAGAGTGGCATGAACCTGAACCCCGAAGTGGACGGGACGATAATTCGGGTGCCGATTCCCAA GGTGACGAGAGAGCACAGGGAGAACCTGGCCAAGCTTGCCAAGCAGTCCACCAACAAGTCCAAAGAGGCCCTGAGAAAGGTGCGAAGCAAAAGTGTCAACCAGATCAAGAAGTTCAAGAACAAAGTGTCTGAAGATACCCTCTGGCTGCTAGAAAAGCAG ATCCAGCAAATGGCAGACGACGCCGCAGCGGAGATGGACAAGCTGCTGGCAGCGAAGACCAAGGAGCTGCTTGGATAA